atatatacagaatatttttatttaataatcaagagacacggtagtggctcgcgccaagtgaaagcgtAGCGCGAGCCCGACCGTGTTCTTTACGCGAGTTAGTACTTACCCAAGATTTTAATTTGAGGTGATGCTTGTATTTGGTACCATTCGTCTGTTGCTCCTGTTATATACAGTACATCTTTACGTTTGAGGCATGATATAGCCAAAGCTAACTTTGACCAATTGCAAGTGACATCAAAATCAACAATTACAGCTTTAACGGATGGTCGATCTAAGACATCTTTTATAGTTGCATTCGGATCTGTTATAAAAGCTTTTGGCTGCAGAATagaatgttaatttaatatgtcatTACATACtttccaattttattaaatctttgtaGAAGTAACAAAAGAGACAGATTAACTTCTACATTGTCTTACAAAGGAACGGTTGGACGTGTcgctcaccgattttaatgagctttggatatgttgtagaacataaaaaaatattaaacccatattttttaaaataattttattaatatgcatGTATTAATCAGAACTATTTTCCTTTGTACTATTTTTAACACTGATTAAACTGATTAATCTTTGTGCAAACGCCACCTCGGATAtgatattgtttaaatataattatgcctGCAGAGGTAAAATAATCTCTATATTACGCATCACAGcactattttaattcttgcaatacagtacacatacgtatatgttatttttgttatatatatatatttataatccgtttttatgttctaatataaaaatatacgcagaagaagTACTTATTAAGTGTGACAcgactaaaaaaataacgtaacACTGCTTCCAGCGTGACGTCTATAGCACGAAATTACCATCTTGTTTTGCCAATAATTAGAAAGGATAGAactcatatattattatatataaatgaatttgatttttagtgctctttaattttggtccttacaaaatttttaaaattttgcaaaaaaggGGTTTTGTgggggtaaattaaaaaattaaaaaatttttgaaaaatataagtataccattataaaaagtataaaatgccataaaactttcgtatagaacattttttcacaatctttatattttcaaagatatcaaacgtcaaaaacaaaaaaatgggTTATTTTcaaggggtggtttcaacctcTAAACGTTGAGATACgcagctaaaaaaaatatatatgtgtaatatttttttacgttttacaacatatccaaagttcattaaaatctgtaaAGGATACTTCCGaccgttcccttgttagtgtTACTTAAgtgaaactttattaaaaaacgaaaaagatttatttacttaCTTGCTCTGTTAATCGTATTCCTGCTTCTATCAAAATTTTCCGAGATTCATTTGGAACGATGGCTAAAGCTTCGTCGCAAAAATTAATCTTCTTTAAATaccaaataattatttttatggtgTTGATTACCTggttctatataattttgactTATTACTGActgtttttattgttaaaataaaataatcagcaactattttttctaatatttattgttcacttaatgtttattaaaatttagtgtaaattttttacaattaaaaatagtctTAACATGAATAATCAATTTGTCTATTTTGGAATTGTTTTAGTCTTGAAAGTTGAAATGCCGTAAATATTTatcgttaatatttaattttttatttttattactacatTTGATTATTGTGActacatttgatatttattaaaatattaaataatttattttgaataatataataagaaaaaaatatacacatatatacatgtgaaaacacaattaattaaaaacaaacctaTTTGGCCATAGCTGAATCTTCGtgctgatatttttttatgtacttattaatttattttatattttgtgaaaaaatcaGTCGTATAAGAAAGTggtttaaaaatcaatttaaaactattatttatactttcttctactttttattattaaagtaaatttatctttttaattttcttttattgtttgcataagtttttaaaatttcttgataaaaaagacggtcatagaaaataaattgcaaaacaagttgtgtcattataaattttcatcaaaaacacacacacacacacacacacacacacacacacacacacacacacgcacgcacgcacgcacgcacgcgcgcgcgcgcgcacaagaTCTTGCCAAtcattatatctttatatgaagttacacaataatataataaaataaccagatatttaatcaatattaaaatacttaccgaagttaaatttaaacggATATATTGAATGCTCTCATAAAAACTGTTTAACGATATTGTGCTATTATTCGTTACTAAATACACTTGTTTTCCTAAGTTTTGCAATGTTTTTAAAGACTCAGAAGCACCTTCAATAGGTTTATTGAGTTGCCATATAACTCCTACAAAATGTAACCAGTTGTTGCAACATTTTGtgcgtaaaaaatttgttttatttataatttattatttaagagatAAGATTATACACATGGCATAGATGTACAACTATgaatacttataaataaaaattaattattgaaatttattttttaaaaatattagatatataactttttattgcagataaaaaaataaaaaaacttttacatttcattattacatcttatacatttttttaaaaatatctccattatttaaaaaatacttctaattatttaagttaattgtttattatattaacttttcagataataatacacacacatacacaccgcgtgttaaattattactaacaCAATGTTTGTGTAAATAGAACGAACTAAACTCAATAGAAAAATCTTTTACCATTTTGcgatttttacaataattgtttttaattaatgtaaatgtattCTATCACGTTTAATACACATGCAGTAAAGATTAGAAATTGAGATTTTTATTGCTCACCGTCGATATCGCACAGCACTATGTCGAAAGACGTTAGAAATTCTTGCAGTTGTTCATCTGAGAATTTGGTAATATCTTTGGTTTTAGACATGATAAGTCTTTATAGAAGcccgatattttttaaaaagtttttttccgATTGTAGTCCAAATGGTGAATGCTATTCTGTCAGCGGTACAAAACTGTTTAATGGTTGAACTCTTAAagagttatttaaaaagagcCTCTACTGCGTTGGGAGGGCTGTcacattatttaacaaatgtatcgaataGTTTTTAAACGATAAGAATAAAGTTATTGAGTATTCAGTTTGGAATAATATCGTTTTGACGTTTGAGTCTACGAACATACACGGAGTTTTACGTTATTTAAATCTATGACTTGTGTGCTGCGACGCGGCAGATATACTCCGAACGTCAGCAACAATCATCACGCGCTAACCTTATCTCGCGCATGCCTAATAGTAAATACTGTGGAAGAACGTGAGATGCTGTAATGAAAAGAGACACATACAGAGCTTATAGAATGTGACAGAGACTCGAGATATAGTCACATTATTATCGTTACATCAATGACGTAGAGGTAAGTGTCATGTAGCGCATTGATCTTTTACGCTGTGACGATTCCGTATTCCACCCCGAAAAGAAaactagaaaaattttatacattctctttttcaataaaatgggGGGGGGGCAacacccttcaaaaatttttgctgatatagacagatttcttgatattacaatcaaaatgtatcgctaatttttgtatctgctaGAATTTTGGCTGTCACGTATAGAATTTGAAAGTTCTGCTTTTATCAGCTAGATTGATTAGGtgcaatacatatacacactgtaaaaattttttgtaaaattataactataatagTGAGTTATTTTGAAACCcactataatagttgtaaatgtgttggtaattttgtttataa
This genomic stretch from Monomorium pharaonis isolate MP-MQ-018 chromosome 4, ASM1337386v2, whole genome shotgun sequence harbors:
- the LOC105835786 gene encoding 4-nitrophenylphosphatase isoform X2, translated to MSKTKDITKFSDEQLQEFLTSFDIVLCDIDGVIWQLNKPIEGASESLKTLQNLGKQVYLVTNNSTISLNSFYESIQYIRLNLTSKINFCDEALAIVPNESRKILIEAGIRLTEQPKAFITDPNATIKDVLDRPSVKAVIVDFDVTCNWSKLALAISCLKRKDVLYITGATDEWYQIQASPQIKILGPGPFVNIINAHSGKKPIQCGKPSQNLKDYLLDKCNVTNLERCLVIGDSAKQDMKFASMYGCIKLLVGTGINTLEESQKEDDTCPDYYLPSLSQLFSANNA
- the LOC105835786 gene encoding 4-nitrophenylphosphatase isoform X1 — its product is MSKTKDITKFSDEQLQEFLTSFDIVLCDIDGVIWQLNKPIEGASESLKTLQNLGKQVYLVTNNSTISLNSFYESIQYIRLNLTSNQVINTIKIIIWYLKKINFCDEALAIVPNESRKILIEAGIRLTEQPKAFITDPNATIKDVLDRPSVKAVIVDFDVTCNWSKLALAISCLKRKDVLYITGATDEWYQIQASPQIKILGPGPFVNIINAHSGKKPIQCGKPSQNLKDYLLDKCNVTNLERCLVIGDSAKQDMKFASMYGCIKLLVGTGINTLEESQKEDDTCPDYYLPSLSQLFSANNA